A single window of Helicobacter pylori DNA harbors:
- a CDS encoding Fic family protein: protein MNYKESLEFNDYAMDLTIRMAHHSTAIENNPLSLAETISILTTEYIPREMPQRAFFEVKNYQNMLFFLLENLNKRQSMDSFFIRELHGILMNFLLPNKGAFKTTDNTILGASFETTPHFQVPMAMKEWCDNLNYKMKTLQDKEEKLKAILEQHILFERIHPFSDSNGRVGRMLIFYSVLEQNLIPFVITKGQKEAYIKALDTHNTEILYQLAKVSQEFELTRIQGQMILNKNKP, encoded by the coding sequence ATGAACTATAAAGAATCATTAGAATTTAACGATTACGCTATGGATTTGACTATTCGCATGGCTCATCATAGCACCGCTATTGAAAACAATCCTTTGAGCCTTGCTGAAACCATAAGTATTTTAACCACCGAATACATTCCTAGAGAAATGCCCCAAAGAGCCTTCTTTGAAGTGAAAAACTATCAAAACATGCTCTTCTTTCTGTTAGAAAACCTGAATAAAAGACAAAGCATGGATAGTTTTTTTATAAGGGAGTTGCATGGGATTTTAATGAATTTTTTACTCCCCAATAAGGGGGCTTTCAAAACAACTGATAATACCATTTTAGGAGCTAGTTTTGAAACGACCCCCCATTTTCAAGTGCCTATGGCTATGAAAGAATGGTGCGATAATCTCAATTATAAGATGAAAACCTTACAAGATAAAGAAGAAAAACTAAAAGCTATTTTAGAACAACACATTTTGTTTGAAAGGATACACCCTTTTAGCGATAGTAATGGTAGGGTGGGCAGAATGCTAATCTTTTATAGCGTTTTAGAGCAAAACTTAATACCATTTGTGATCACCAAAGGACAAAAAGAGGCTTACATTAAGGCTTTAGACACGCACAATACAGAAATCTTATACCAACTCGCCAAAGTATCCCAAGAGTTTGAACTCACACGCATACAAGGGCAAATGATACTCAATAAGAATAAGCCCTAA
- a CDS encoding RNA polymerase factor sigma-54, with amino-acid sequence MAVLRANLSPKNKLNATLKGWLPILQSELEDLEEVLKQNALDNPLIKIENKRIKNFSDRFSAKKSSDHLENFAIASKSLFETLEAQIIPPLFPTETSQKIAMDIINGLDSEGYFEENIEERARILGVESEVYEKVRQRFSCLNPTGIGAKDVKESFLFQLESRELDNNELYEEARKIILNLEKHHEFSKDFYYEKALKILKSFKNPPAIEFLEKEIEVIPELFILEVDNEIIVRLNDESYPTISLEENRFKDSAYLKEKLKEAKDLIDALNLRKATIYKIGLMLLEYQYDFFKGKELRPLKLLDLANEFNHSVSTISRAISNKYLACQRGVFPIKHFFSIALDNSETSNAVIKDYLLELIKNEDKKEPLSDAKILELIEEKFHLKMVRRTITKYRQLLNIASSSERKRLYLMRA; translated from the coding sequence ATGGCGGTTTTACGCGCAAACCTTAGCCCTAAAAACAAATTAAACGCTACCTTAAAAGGGTGGCTCCCCATTTTACAAAGCGAGCTTGAAGATTTAGAAGAAGTGTTAAAACAAAACGCCCTGGATAACCCCTTAATCAAAATTGAAAACAAACGCATCAAAAATTTTAGCGATCGTTTTAGCGCTAAAAAGAGCAGCGATCATTTAGAAAATTTCGCAATCGCCTCTAAAAGCCTTTTTGAAACCTTAGAAGCTCAAATCATTCCCCCTCTCTTTCCCACTGAAACCTCTCAAAAAATCGCTATGGATATTATCAACGGGCTAGATAGTGAAGGGTATTTTGAAGAAAACATTGAAGAAAGGGCTAGAATTTTAGGGGTAGAGAGCGAAGTTTATGAAAAAGTGCGCCAGCGTTTTAGTTGCCTTAATCCCACTGGCATTGGCGCTAAAGATGTGAAAGAGAGCTTTTTATTCCAGCTAGAGAGTAGGGAATTAGACAATAACGAGCTTTATGAAGAAGCGCGAAAAATCATTTTAAATTTAGAAAAACACCACGAATTTTCTAAAGATTTTTATTATGAAAAGGCTTTAAAGATTTTAAAATCCTTTAAAAACCCCCCAGCCATTGAGTTTTTAGAAAAAGAAATAGAAGTCATTCCGGAGCTTTTTATTCTAGAAGTGGATAATGAAATCATCGTGCGTTTGAATGATGAGAGCTACCCGACGATCAGTTTAGAAGAAAATCGCTTTAAAGATAGCGCTTATTTAAAAGAAAAATTAAAAGAGGCTAAAGATTTGATTGACGCGTTGAATTTGAGAAAAGCCACGATTTATAAAATCGGTCTCATGCTTTTAGAGTATCAATACGATTTTTTTAAGGGTAAGGAATTGCGCCCTTTAAAATTATTGGATTTAGCCAATGAGTTTAACCACTCTGTAAGCACGATTTCAAGGGCCATTTCTAATAAATATTTGGCATGCCAAAGGGGGGTTTTCCCTATTAAACATTTCTTTAGCATCGCCTTAGACAATAGCGAGACTTCAAACGCTGTGATTAAAGACTATCTTTTAGAATTGATTAAAAACGAAGACAAAAAAGAGCCTTTGAGCGACGCTAAGATTTTAGAACTCATTGAAGAAAAATTCCATTTGAAAATGGTAAGAAGAACGATCACCAAATACCGCCAATTGCTCAACATCGCTTCTTCAAGCGAGAGGAAAAGGCTCTATTTGATGCGCGCTTGA
- the lptB gene encoding LPS export ABC transporter ATP-binding protein, with protein MDILKAEHLNKQIKKTKIVSDVSLEVKSGEVVGLLGPNGAGKTTTFYMICGLLEPSGGSVYLNDVNLAKYPLHKRSNLGIGYLPQESSIFKELSVEENLALAGESTFKNSKESEEKMESLLDAFNIQAIRERKGMSLSGGERRRVEIARALMKNPKFVLLDEPFAGVDPIAVIDIQKIIESLIGLNIGVLITDHNVRETLSVCHRAYVIKSGTLLASGNANEIYENALVRKYYLGENFKV; from the coding sequence ATGGATATTTTAAAAGCAGAGCATTTAAACAAACAGATTAAAAAAACCAAAATCGTTTCAGATGTTTCTTTAGAAGTGAAAAGCGGCGAAGTGGTGGGGCTTTTAGGGCCTAATGGGGCGGGTAAAACCACCACCTTTTATATGATATGTGGGCTTTTAGAGCCTAGTGGGGGGAGCGTTTATTTAAACGATGTCAATTTAGCTAAATACCCCTTACACAAGCGTTCTAACTTAGGTATAGGCTACTTGCCCCAAGAATCCAGTATTTTTAAAGAATTGAGCGTGGAAGAGAATCTAGCCCTAGCGGGGGAGAGCACTTTTAAAAACTCTAAAGAGAGCGAAGAAAAAATGGAAAGCTTGTTGGACGCTTTTAATATCCAAGCCATAAGAGAGCGCAAGGGCATGAGCTTGAGTGGGGGAGAAAGAAGGCGCGTAGAAATCGCTAGGGCTTTAATGAAAAACCCTAAATTCGTATTATTAGATGAGCCTTTTGCGGGCGTGGATCCGATTGCAGTGATTGACATTCAAAAAATCATTGAAAGCTTGATTGGATTAAACATCGGCGTGTTGATCACCGATCACAATGTGCGAGAAACTTTGAGCGTGTGCCACAGGGCGTATGTGATTAAAAGCGGCACGCTTTTAGCGAGCGGGAACGCTAATGAAATTTATGAAAACGCTCTGGTGCGTAAGTATTATTTAGGGGAAAATTTTAAGGTATAG
- the tsaE gene encoding tRNA (adenosine(37)-N6)-threonylcarbamoyltransferase complex ATPase subunit type 1 TsaE, whose product MRAHLDELDKVAAAILKDDFKGVVLLKGVVGSGKTTLVQACLKHLGLDIQATSPTFSLMHAYSESVFHYDFYMRDLEACLELGMLECLLEKGIHFVEWGDEKLEKILKKYDLAIKVVEIKTESTSRFYTIKIA is encoded by the coding sequence ATGAGAGCGCATTTAGACGAGTTAGACAAAGTGGCTGCTGCAATTTTAAAAGATGATTTTAAGGGGGTGGTGCTTTTAAAAGGCGTTGTGGGGAGCGGTAAAACGACTTTAGTTCAGGCGTGCTTGAAACACTTGGGTTTAGACATTCAAGCGACTTCGCCCACCTTTAGCTTGATGCATGCTTATAGCGAGAGCGTGTTCCACTATGATTTTTACATGCGCGATTTAGAGGCTTGCTTGGAGCTTGGCATGTTGGAGTGCTTGTTAGAAAAGGGGATCCATTTTGTGGAATGGGGCGATGAAAAATTAGAAAAAATTTTAAAAAAATACGATTTAGCTATTAAGGTTGTGGAAATTAAAACCGAATCAACTAGCCGTTTTTATACAATAAAGATCGCTTAA
- a CDS encoding DNA polymerase III subunit gamma/tau produces MQVLALKYRPKHFSELVGQESVAKTLSLALDNQRLANAYLFSGLRGSGKTSSSRIFARALMCETGPKAVPCDTCIQCQSALNNHHIDIIEMDGASNRGIDDVRNLIEQTRYKPSFGRYKIFIIDEVHMFTTEAFNALLKTLEEPPSHVKFLLATTDALKLPATILSRTQHFRFKKIPENSVISHLKTILEKEQVSYETSALEKLAHSGQGSLRDTITLLEQAINYCDNAITESKVAEMLGAIDRSVLEDFFQSLINQDEARLQERYAILENYETESVLEEMMLFLKAKLLSPDAYSILLIERFFKIIMSSLSLLKEGANASFVLLLLKMKFKEALKLKALDDAILELEQTPFNQNPSISYNAPKQEPKSAERIEQAERIEGTEKIENAETPQTPMLSAKDRIFHNLFKQVQTLVYERNYELGAVFEKNIRFIDFDSQTKTLTWESLATDKDKELLRERFKIVKGIVDGVFGKGENIKIALKHHSENKSAREETKEIKISSLREKILPKPTTETTAETKEKEVQKNEIKEKEVQENDTKEVQETQPKETPTALQEFMANHSNLIEEIKSEFEIKSVELL; encoded by the coding sequence ATGCAAGTTTTAGCGTTAAAATACCGCCCCAAACATTTTAGCGAGCTAGTCGGTCAAGAGAGCGTGGCTAAAACGCTTTCTTTAGCCCTAGACAACCAGCGTTTGGCTAACGCTTATTTATTCAGCGGGTTAAGAGGTTCAGGGAAAACCAGCTCTTCTAGGATTTTTGCTAGGGCTTTAATGTGCGAAACAGGGCCAAAGGCTGTGCCTTGCGATACTTGCATCCAATGCCAGAGCGCTTTAAACAACCACCATATAGACATTATAGAAATGGATGGAGCGTCTAATAGGGGGATTGATGATGTCCGTAATCTCATAGAACAAACGCGCTACAAACCAAGCTTTGGGCGCTATAAAATCTTTATCATTGATGAAGTGCATATGTTCACCACTGAAGCGTTTAACGCGCTTTTAAAGACTTTAGAAGAGCCTCCTAGCCATGTGAAATTCCTTTTAGCGACAACGGACGCTTTGAAATTGCCCGCTACCATACTCAGCCGCACCCAGCATTTCAGGTTTAAAAAAATCCCTGAAAATTCCGTTATTTCTCATTTAAAAACCATTTTAGAAAAAGAACAAGTGAGTTATGAAACAAGCGCGTTAGAAAAACTGGCTCACAGCGGGCAAGGGAGCTTGAGGGATACGATCACTCTTTTAGAGCAAGCCATCAATTATTGCGATAACGCTATCACAGAAAGCAAAGTGGCTGAAATGTTAGGAGCGATTGATCGAAGCGTTTTAGAAGATTTTTTTCAAAGCCTAATCAACCAAGATGAAGCGCGATTGCAAGAGCGTTATGCCATTTTAGAAAATTATGAAACCGAGAGCGTTTTAGAAGAAATGATGCTTTTTTTGAAAGCGAAATTGTTAAGCCCTGATGCTTATTCCATCCTTTTGATAGAGCGCTTTTTTAAAATCATCATGAGCAGTTTGAGCCTTTTAAAAGAAGGGGCTAATGCCAGTTTTGTGCTGTTGTTATTGAAAATGAAATTCAAAGAAGCTTTGAAACTCAAAGCCCTAGACGATGCGATTTTGGAATTAGAGCAAACCCCTTTCAATCAAAACCCTAGCATAAGCTATAACGCCCCTAAACAAGAACCCAAAAGTGCAGAAAGAATAGAACAAGCAGAAAGAATAGAGGGAACAGAAAAAATAGAAAATGCAGAAACCCCGCAAACTCCCATGCTTTCAGCTAAAGATCGCATTTTTCACAACCTTTTCAAACAAGTTCAAACATTGGTTTATGAGCGCAACTACGAATTAGGGGCGGTGTTTGAAAAAAATATCCGTTTCATTGATTTTGACAGCCAGACTAAAACCTTGACTTGGGAGTCTTTAGCCACTGATAAGGATAAAGAGCTTTTAAGAGAACGATTTAAAATCGTGAAAGGTATCGTTGATGGGGTTTTTGGCAAGGGCGAAAATATCAAAATCGCTTTAAAACATCATTCAGAAAATAAAAGCGCTAGAGAAGAAACTAAAGAGATTAAAATCTCTTCTTTAAGGGAAAAAATCTTACCCAAACCAACCACCGAAACGACGGCTGAAACGAAAGAAAAAGAGGTTCAAAAAAACGAGATTAAAGAAAAAGAGGTTCAAGAAAACGACACTAAAGAGGTTCAAGAAACCCAACCCAAAGAAACCCCTACAGCCTTGCAAGAATTCATGGCTAATCATTCCAATCTCATTGAAGAGATTAAGAGCGAGTTTGAAATCAAAAGCGTGGAATTGTTATGA
- a CDS encoding LysE family transporter has product MFVVFIEGFGLAISLCAAVGAQSLFIVERGMARNYVFLICALCFMCDIVLMSMGVFGVGAYFAKNLYLSLFLNLFGALFTGFYAFLALKTLFQTFKKKQVQTPKKLSLKKTLLFTLGVTLLNPQVYLEMVFLIGASALSFNLAQKFVFLAGTLSAALSWLLLLCTLSLRYGSKLLNNQKIFMGVNLFVTAIMGTLSVTLFRDFLALLSKT; this is encoded by the coding sequence ATGTTTGTGGTTTTTATAGAAGGTTTTGGTTTAGCGATTTCTTTGTGCGCGGCGGTGGGGGCGCAATCCTTGTTTATTGTGGAAAGAGGCATGGCTAGGAATTATGTGTTTTTGATTTGCGCTTTGTGTTTTATGTGCGATATTGTGTTAATGAGCATGGGCGTGTTTGGCGTGGGGGCTTATTTCGCTAAAAACCTTTATTTGAGCTTGTTTTTGAATTTATTTGGGGCGCTTTTTACCGGATTTTACGCTTTTTTAGCCTTAAAAACCCTTTTTCAAACCTTTAAAAAGAAGCAAGTCCAAACCCCCAAAAAACTATCCTTAAAAAAGACCTTATTATTCACTTTAGGCGTTACCTTACTCAACCCTCAAGTGTATTTGGAAATGGTGTTTTTAATTGGCGCGAGCGCTTTGTCTTTTAATTTAGCGCAAAAATTTGTCTTTTTAGCCGGCACTTTATCGGCTGCCCTTTCTTGGCTTTTATTGTTATGCACCCTATCCTTACGCTATGGCTCCAAACTTTTAAACAACCAAAAAATTTTTATGGGCGTGAATCTCTTTGTAACCGCTATCATGGGAACGCTTAGCGTTACTTTATTTAGGGATTTTTTAGCGCTATTGAGTAAAACCTAA
- a CDS encoding DUF1104 domain-containing protein codes for MRKSLAFCLSALLGFQVLGARDFSQLKNEELLKLAGTLPSNEAIDYRMEVSKRLKALKAEDAKKFRANFSRIARKNLSKMSEEDFKKMREEVRKELEEKTKGLSDEEIKAKGLNVSVCSGDTRKVWCRAVKKKDEHCSPK; via the coding sequence ATGAGAAAGAGTTTGGCTTTTTGCCTATCAGCTTTGCTTGGATTTCAGGTTTTAGGCGCTAGAGATTTTTCGCAACTCAAAAACGAGGAACTTTTAAAATTAGCAGGCACTCTGCCTTCTAATGAAGCGATTGATTATCGCATGGAAGTGTCTAAACGCCTTAAAGCTTTAAAAGCTGAAGACGCTAAGAAATTCCGCGCGAATTTTAGCCGGATCGCCAGGAAGAATCTTTCCAAAATGAGTGAAGAGGATTTCAAAAAAATGCGTGAAGAAGTGCGTAAAGAATTAGAAGAAAAAACCAAAGGTTTGAGCGATGAAGAAATTAAGGCAAAAGGGCTTAATGTGAGCGTTTGTAGCGGTGATACGAGAAAAGTTTGGTGTAGGGCTGTTAAAAAAAAAGACGAACATTGCTCTCCTAAGTGA
- a CDS encoding DUF1104 domain-containing protein, producing MKKALKILSVSTLLFVALNAKDFSKTSDEDLAKMAGVVAPQDIVDYTKELKKRMEKMPEDKRKAFHKQLHEYATKNTDKMTVADFEARQKAIKEALKKGNMEDMDDDFGLRSCKHGKKHKHHKHGGHDKHGKGHDKEEGKKDHDHNDHGENEK from the coding sequence ATGAAAAAAGCGTTGAAAATACTTTCTGTTAGCACGTTGCTATTTGTGGCTTTGAACGCCAAAGATTTCAGCAAAACGAGCGATGAAGATTTGGCTAAAATGGCTGGCGTTGTCGCTCCGCAGGATATTGTGGATTACACAAAAGAGTTGAAAAAGCGCATGGAAAAGATGCCTGAAGACAAGAGAAAGGCGTTCCATAAGCAGTTGCATGAATATGCGACTAAAAACACAGACAAAATGACCGTAGCGGATTTTGAAGCCCGCCAAAAAGCCATTAAAGAAGCGCTTAAAAAAGGCAATATGGAAGACATGGATGATGATTTTGGGTTGAGATCATGCAAGCATGGAAAAAAACACAAACACCATAAACATGGTGGTCATGACAAACATGGCAAAGGGCATGACAAAGAAGAAGGTAAAAAAGACCACGATCACAATGATCATGGCGAAAATGAAAAATAA